The genomic stretch TGTTTCGGGTGACGACGCTTGACCCGAAGAATCCACCCTTGTTGGAGGACGGAAGTGTTGATTTCAGACAGGACTTTTTCGGAAAATCAACCAACTTGACGGTGAGCGGTCAGCTGGAAGGTGAGCTGGGGGCCATGTCGCTGGGTAAGATTTACACGTTCGGGCCTACTTTCCGGGCAGAGAATTCAAATACTACGCGCCATTTGTCGGAGTTCTGGATGATCGAGCCGGAAGTTGCTTTCAATGATTTGGAAGATAACATGGATTTGGCGGAGGACTTTTTGAAATATTTGATCCGTTACGCTTTGGAGCATTGCATGGATGATTTGTTGTTTTTGAGCAAGCGTTTGCAGGAGGAGGAGAAGGACAAGAAAGCCGAGGAGCGTTCCATGGAGTTGATCGAAAAGTTGCAATTCGTGTTGAATCATGATTTTGAACGGGTTACTTACACGGAGGCTATTGATATATTGAAAAATAGCAAGCAAAATAAGAACGGTAAGTTCCAGTATCCGGTGACGGGTTGGGGGGTGGATTTACAGAGTGAACACGAGCGTTACTTGGTAGAGAAACATTTCAAGAAACCTGTAATTTTGACGGGTTACCCGAAGGAAATCAAGGCTTTCTATATGAAACAGAACCCGGACGGAAAGACGGTTGCCGCGATGGACGTGCTTTTCCCGCAAATCGGAGAGATTATTGGGGGATCGCAGCGTGAGGAAGACTATAACAAGCTGGTGACCCGTATGCAGGAGGTTGGGATTCCGGTTTCCGCGATGTCTTGGTATCTGGATACGAGAAGGTTTGGTTCTGCGGAGCATAGCGGATTCGGACTTGGGTTTGAACGTTTGTTGTTGTTCGTGACCGGAATGGGGAATATACGTGACGTGATCCCGTTCCCGCGGACACCGAAAAATGCCGAGTTTTAAGAATAATTTGAAATAAATAGGATGCTCAAGCAAAATTTACAACAGAAATTGGGGTTGAAAATCAATCCGTTGCAGATACAGCTGATCAAGC from Butyricimonas virosa encodes the following:
- the asnS gene encoding asparagine--tRNA ligase encodes the protein MKTSRMSVKELLQSEDCGKEVEVKGWVRTKRGNKQVNFIALNDGSTINNIQVVVDMEKVAEEVMKKVTTGAAVHVKGVLVESTGSGQAREIQAKEVIVTGEADPEKYPIQPKKHSLEFLREVAHLRFRTNIFGAVFRIRHAMAFAIHQYFNDHGFYYLHTPLITASDCEGAGEMFRVTTLDPKNPPLLEDGSVDFRQDFFGKSTNLTVSGQLEGELGAMSLGKIYTFGPTFRAENSNTTRHLSEFWMIEPEVAFNDLEDNMDLAEDFLKYLIRYALEHCMDDLLFLSKRLQEEEKDKKAEERSMELIEKLQFVLNHDFERVTYTEAIDILKNSKQNKNGKFQYPVTGWGVDLQSEHERYLVEKHFKKPVILTGYPKEIKAFYMKQNPDGKTVAAMDVLFPQIGEIIGGSQREEDYNKLVTRMQEVGIPVSAMSWYLDTRRFGSAEHSGFGLGFERLLLFVTGMGNIRDVIPFPRTPKNAEF